Part of the Planctomycetia bacterium genome is shown below.
GCGGACTGGGGCCGGTGCTGGCCGACGACCTGGCGAACTACGTGCGCTGGTTGTCGCTGGTCGTGGGCGGCCTGATGGTGCTGATGATGTCGCGTTTCTCATTCAAGGCCGCGGCGTCCGAGATGGTCGGCACGCTGCTGATGATCTGCGCCGGCTTGATGCTCGTCGCCAGCAGCGGCGAATTGGTGCTGATGTTCCTCGGCCTGGAACTCGTCACCTTCCCGACCTACTTGCTGCTTTACCTGGGCCGTGACGACGCCCACGGGCAGGAATCGGCGGCCAAGTACTTTTACTTGAGCATCCTCGCCGCGGCGTTGATGCTCTATGGTTTCAGCTTCCTCTACGGCGTCGCCGGCAGCACGCAGTTGGCGGATCTGGCGAAAGTGCTCGGGGCGCAACGCGACTTACTCTCCGCGGCCGATGGCCCGATGGCGAAATCGACGGCGCAACAAATTGCCGGCCTGGGCTTGGTGTTTCTGTTCGCCGGACTGGGGTTCAAACTCACCGCGGTGCCATTTCATTTCTATGCGCCGGACGTTTACCAAGGCACCACGCATCCCATCGCCGGACTGCTGTCGGTTGCGCCGAAAATCGCCGGCGTGGTCGCTCTCTTACGAATCGTTGGCGCCGCGATGCCGGAGATGGAGCCGTTCGCCTGGCGCGTCGTGTTGATACTCGCCGTGCTGACGATGACCCTCGGCAATGTGATCGCGCTGTGGCAAGAGAACCTGCGGCGGATGTTGGCCTATTCGTCCATCGCTCACGCCGGCTATCTGATGGTCGGGCTCGCGGCGGGATTTGCCGCCCAAGGCGTCGCGAATTCAGCGGAACCGGCCGCCATTGGTTTGGACGGTTTCGGTGCGACGCTCTTGTACCTCGCGGTCTATGCCCTGGCGACGTTGGGTACTTTCGCGGCGCTCACCTACCTCGGCGGCGCGACCTTGGGCGATGACGCCGGTGAGCCGATCGAAAACGTGGAGCAACTCGCCGGTCTCGCGCGGCGACGACCGCTGGCTGCCTCGGCGATCGCGGTGTTCATGTTCAGCCTCGCCGGCATCCCGCCGCTGGCCGGATTCTGGGGCAAGTTCTCCCTATTTACCAGCGCCCTTGCCGTCGACGGCGGCACGGAGTTCCCGGGCCTCGGCAATTGGTTCATCGCGCTCGCGGTCATCGGCATGCTGAACGCCGCCATCGCCGCGGCCTACTACTTAAGAATCATCGCCACGATGTACTTCAAGCCGCTCGAGAAAGAACCGGCCGGACAAGGCGGACCTGGCGCGAGCCTGGCGATGACGCTCTGCGCCATGGCTGTGTTGGTGATCGGCATCATGCCGGGGCAATTGATGACGCGCTCGCGCGAGGCCAGCGCAGCGCTCAAATTCAAGACGCCAGCCCCCGTGGCGACCGTGGCGGAAACCGGCCGCTGAGCGCGGCCGAGACAACCAAAGTCTCCTTTCGCTCCGCGAAAGGTCCGGACCTTTCGCGGAGCGAAAGGAGACTCTGTACCGCGATTACACCAATCCGCGGCGGACGGCCCAGACAGCCGCTTGAGTCCGATCCGTGCAGTCGATCTTGCGGAGCACGTTCTGCACGTGTTCCTTGACCGTCTCGACACTGATCGTCAACGATTGGCCGATTTCTTTGTTGCTCAGCCCTAAGGCGAGATGCCGCAAGACCTGCGTCTCGCGTTGCGTGAGCGGCACTTCCTGCTTGAGATCGAGTTGCTTGGTCGACATCTTGCCGGCGACGCGGCGCAACTCGCCAAATGGCGTGGGGCAGCGCCCTTCCGCCACGGCGGTGATGGTGTTGACGAGCGTCTCGCGCGAGCAGCCCTTCAGCAGAAAATCGCTCGCGCCCAGCGCCTGGGCTCGGGCCATGTACGTCGGGTTATCGTAGGTGGAGAGGAGCACCACTCGGACTTCGGGCAACTCGGCGTGTATTTTTTCCAAGGCATCGAGCCCGTCGCTGTCCGGCATGCGGATATCCATCAGGACCACGTCCGGCTTTCGCTCCCGCGCTTCGGTGAGCGCTTCATTGCCGTTCGAGGCGTGTCCCACGACCTCGACATCGGTGCCGGACAGCAGGCTCTCCACGCCCATCCGCACCATCTCGTGATCGTCCACCACCAATAACCGCACACTCATCAGTCGGCTCCGCACCTGTTCGCTGTTGATGTTCCCTGTTCCGGCCACGACCGCGCATAGCGATCGTATCGCTCCCGAACCGTAGCATTTTACTCAGGGTGGATGGCTCGACGACCCCGCCACAGCGGGATGATTAAGTAGAGGAAACGATTTCGCGCATTCAAACTTATAAACACGACTCGCAGAAGAAAGTACTTCGACCGATGACAATCGGCCTCGCCCGAGCGCAAGCCGGCTTTGTCGAAGGGTTGTATGGATCGCAACGGTTCCCATAGCAAGGCACTTTTGCAGGCCGCCGTCGCGATCGAATTGCGCTGCGCTTAGTAAGGATTTGACCAGGCGCCCGGCCGTCCGCGGCTTGGTTCCGCGACGTTTCACGACTGCACCGCGCGTTGACCGGATACATCCTGTGACGTAGATAAACTGCGACGGACACGTTGTTTTCGTCAATGGACGGACCACGTAATCGGTTTGTCGACCGGCTCGTAGTGCGCCGCGATCGCCGTAGACACGCTCACCTTTGCGACCGAATGGCCGGCTATGAAACAGGGCACCCTTTTGCTGGTGGACGACGATCGGCGGCTCTTGGAGTCGATGTCCGATTGGCTGCGCTCGCAAGGATATAAGGTTGACGTCGCGGCCACGTTCGCCGA
Proteins encoded:
- a CDS encoding response regulator transcription factor, whose product is MSVRLLVVDDHEMVRMGVESLLSGTDVEVVGHASNGNEALTEARERKPDVVLMDIRMPDSDGLDALEKIHAELPEVRVVLLSTYDNPTYMARAQALGASDFLLKGCSRETLVNTITAVAEGRCPTPFGELRRVAGKMSTKQLDLKQEVPLTQRETQVLRHLALGLSNKEIGQSLTISVETVKEHVQNVLRKIDCTDRTQAAVWAVRRGLV
- a CDS encoding NADH-quinone oxidoreductase subunit N, yielding MPPDASIPAYMSFAVVKYLTPEIILIAVATVIYVAGAMVRARELWSYLGFTGILAAAYALWTSPEATGGLGPVLADDLANYVRWLSLVVGGLMVLMMSRFSFKAAASEMVGTLLMICAGLMLVASSGELVLMFLGLELVTFPTYLLLYLGRDDAHGQESAAKYFYLSILAAALMLYGFSFLYGVAGSTQLADLAKVLGAQRDLLSAADGPMAKSTAQQIAGLGLVFLFAGLGFKLTAVPFHFYAPDVYQGTTHPIAGLLSVAPKIAGVVALLRIVGAAMPEMEPFAWRVVLILAVLTMTLGNVIALWQENLRRMLAYSSIAHAGYLMVGLAAGFAAQGVANSAEPAAIGLDGFGATLLYLAVYALATLGTFAALTYLGGATLGDDAGEPIENVEQLAGLARRRPLAASAIAVFMFSLAGIPPLAGFWGKFSLFTSALAVDGGTEFPGLGNWFIALAVIGMLNAAIAAAYYLRIIATMYFKPLEKEPAGQGGPGASLAMTLCAMAVLVIGIMPGQLMTRSREASAALKFKTPAPVATVAETGR